Sequence from the Bacillus sp. 2205SS5-2 genome:
AGCGACCTCGCCAATTAACTGGGACATGAACTGTCTTGAAGAGGTTTGTGGTGCTTGTTCAATGGTTATCAACGGTAAGCCCCGCCAATCCTGTACAGCATTAGTCGATAAACTTGATCAACCGATCCATTTAGAGCCAATGCGTACATTCCCTGTTGTACGTGATTTACAAGTTGATCGTAGCCGTATGTTTGACTCGTTGAAAAAGGTAAAAGCATGGATTCCAATTGATGGAACATATGATTTGGGTCCTGGACCGCGTATGCCTGAGAAGAAGCGTCAATGGGCTTATGAACTATCGAAATGTATGACCTGTGGGGTATGCTTAGAGGCGTGTCCGAATGTAAACAGTAAATCTGAATTTATCGGTCCAGCTCCACTATCACAAGTTCGCTTGTTCAATGCCCATCCAACGGGTGCAATGAATAAAGATGAGCGAT
This genomic interval carries:
- the sdhB gene encoding succinate dehydrogenase iron-sulfur subunit yields the protein MSNKTVHFRITRQDGPDSDSYVEDFVLDYRPNMNVISALMEIRRNPVNSKGEATSPINWDMNCLEEVCGACSMVINGKPRQSCTALVDKLDQPIHLEPMRTFPVVRDLQVDRSRMFDSLKKVKAWIPIDGTYDLGPGPRMPEKKRQWAYELSKCMTCGVCLEACPNVNSKSEFIGPAPLSQVRLFNAHPTGAMNKDERLNSIMDDGGLANCGNSQNCVQSCPKGIPLTTSIAALNRDTTLQMFKNFFGSDNMV